One window from the genome of Cryptococcus tetragattii IND107 chromosome 2, whole genome shotgun sequence encodes:
- a CDS encoding protein kish-A has product MSALFNFQSLLLVLLLLICTCTYVRGTAPSLVDRNREGFLGLFFKCARIGERLSPYVSLACIAMATEYTCY; this is encoded by the exons ATG TCTGCCTTGTTCAACTTTCAGTcacttctccttgtccttctaCTCCTTATATGCACGTGTACGTACGTCCGGGGGACTGCACCTAGTTTGGTTGACCGGAATCGAGAAGG ATTCCTTGGGTTGTTCTTCAAGTGTGCCAGGATAGGAGAGCGGTTATCACCCTATGTTTCTCTGGCGTGCATAGCAATGGCG ACCGAGTATACTT GTTACTGA
- a CDS encoding NAD(P)H:quinone oxidoreductase, type IV, with protein sequence MNVRQPIKMSDVKKPVIIVAFYSTYGHISALAEEVIKGVESTGAIVKPYFIQETLSAEVLEKMYAGSSLKPKYPIITPNDLVEADGIIFGAPTRYGRLPAQVSAFFDQTGGLWAKGALVGKFVSLFTSAAGQHSGHESTAISSFPFFAHQGLVYVPIGYSEPSVGNVDELSGGSPYGSSTVAASDGHLQPTAKDLRIAAHQGKYFADFVATFVRGKNVA encoded by the exons ATGAATGTGCGCCAAC CCATAAAAAT GTCTGACGTCAAGAAGCCTGTTATCATCGTTGCCTTCTACTCTACTTATGGCCACATCTCTGCTCTCGCTGAGGAGGTCATCAAGGGTGTCGAGTCTACTGGCGCCATCGTTAAGCCTTACTTCAT TCAGGAGACTCTTTCCGCTGAAGTCCTTGAGAAG ATGTACGCCGGCTCTTCATTGAAGCCCAAGTACCCTATCATCACCCCCAACGACCTTGTTGAGGCGGACGGTATCATCTTCGGTGCCCCTACCCGATACGGCCGACTCCCCGCTCAGgtctctgccttcttcgacCAGACCGGTGGTCTTTGGGCTAAGGGCGCCCTCGTTGGCAAGTTT gtctccctcttcacctccgCTGCCGGTCAGCACTCTGGTCACGAG TCCACTGCCATCTCcagcttccccttcttcgcccACCAGGGTCTCGTATACGTCCCAATCGGCTACTCTGAACCCTCTGTTGGTAACGTTGACGAGCTTTCTGGCGGTTCCCCGTACGGAAGCTCTACAGTGGCAGCGTCAGACGGCCACTTGCAGCCCACTGCTAAGGACCTTAGGATCGCCGCCCACCAGGGCAAG TACTTTGCCGATTTTGTTGCCACCTTCGTAAGGGGCAAGAACGTTGCTTAG
- a CDS encoding 5-aminolevulinic acid synthase has product MQVTSLLRFSGVCPFLGHSTPSSLRAMANTANSSVSALTATAMTCPMMGPKLASISAARTYASVAGAKEVQQLHQNKNVTIDSTATGAAAKCPHAKAANDVAVDAHRKAVTAGTFDYQKFYDTELEKKHKDKSYRYFNNINRLAAKFPVAHTANTKDEVDVWCANDYLGMSKNPVVIGTMKRTLDRYGSGAGGTRNIAGNGALHLALEDEIASLHRKDAALVFSSCYVANDACLATIGAKLPGCVIFSDASNHASMIQGIRHSGAKKVIWKHNDLADLEAKLKTVPKEVPKIIAFESVYSMCGSVAPIEAICDLADKYGALTFLDEVHAIGMYGPNGAGVAEHLDFEAHLATRQSSEPVKGSVMDRIDIITATLGKAYGVVGGYIAGSADFVDVVRSYAPGFIFTTSLPPAIVAGAQASIAYQREFMGDRRLQQLNTREVKRQFNQLDIPVVPNPSHIIPVLVGDAALAKEASDMLLAKHKIYVQSINYPTVPVGEERLRITPTPGHTKEQIAHLVSSVDNVFNTLGLKRVKEWKAAGGRAGVGMPNASPIEPVWSDKQLGLTDGSAPVALQQGAKSVVRDEAAQVAQKRLTHLLGAEAGPALKVASL; this is encoded by the exons ATGCAAGTCACCTCGCTTTTGCGATTTTCAGGCGTTTGCCCCTTTTTGGGCCACTCCACCCCATCCTCGCTCCGAGCAATGGCAAACACCGCCAACAGCAGTGTCTCTGCTCTCACCGCTACGGCCATGACCTGCCCAATGATGGGCCCAAAGCTtgcctccatctccgccgcTAGAACCTATGCAAGCGTCGCCGGTGCCAAGGAGGTTCAACAGTTGCACCAG AACAAGAATGTCACTATAGACTCCACCGCTACTGGTGCGGCTGCCAAGTGCCCTCACGCCAAGGCCGCCAATGATGTCGCCGTCGATGCTCATCGCAAGGCAGTCACCGCTGGCACTTTTGATTATCAAAAGTTTTACGACACTGAGTTGGAGAAAAAGCACAAGGACAA GTCCTACCGCTATTTCAACAACATTAACCGGCTTGCTGCCAAGTTCCCGGTTGCTCACACTGCAAACACCAAGGACGAGGTGGATGTCTGGTGTGCGAATGATTATCTGGGAATGAGCAAAAATCCCGTCGTTATCGGGACTATGAA ACGGACTCTTGACCGTTATGGCTCCGGCGCCGGTGGTACGAGGAACATTGCGGGTAATGGTGCCCTTCATCTCGCCCTTGAAGACGAGATTGCCTCTCTCCACCGAAAGGATGCGGCCCTTGtcttttcatcttgttATGTCGCCAACGATGCCTGCCTTGCCACCATCGGTGCCAAGCTTCCTGGCTGTGTCATTTTCTCCGACGCTAGCAATCACGCTTCTATGATCCAAGGTATCCGCCACTCTGGCGCCAAAAAGGTCATCTGGAAGCACAATGACTTGGCTGACCTTGAGGCCAAACTCAAGACTGTACCCAAGGAGGTCCCCAAGATCATTGCTTTCGAGAGTGTCTACTCCATGTGCGGTAGTGTCGCTCCCATTGAAGCTATATGTGATCTTGCAGACAAATACGGTGCGCTTACATTCCTTGATGAAGTGCACGCCATCGGCATGTACGGTCCCAATGGTGCTGGTGTTGCTGAGCACCTTGACTTTGAGGCTCACCTCGCCACCCGCCAATCCTCTGAGCCTGTGAAAGGCAGTGTCATGGACCGAATCGATATCATCACTGCTACTCTTGGTAAAGCGTACGGTGTTGTTGGTGGTTACATTGCCGGTTCTGCCGACTTTGTTGATGTTGTTCGATCTTACGCCCCGggcttcatcttcaccacttctcttcctcctgccaTCGTCGCTGGTGCCCAAGCGTCCATCGCTTACCAGCGAGAGTTCATGGGCGACCGTCGTCTCCAGCAGCTCAACACGCGTGAGGTCAAGCGTCAGTTCAACCAACTTGACATCCCTGTCGTGCCCAACCCGTCTCACATCATCCCTGTCCTTGTCGGTGACGCTGCCCTCGCCAAGGAGGCTTCCGACATGCTTCTTGCCAAGCACAAGATCTACGTCCAGTCCATCAACTACCCCACTGTCCCTGTTGGTGAGGAACGTTTGCGTATCACCCCCACCCCCGGTCACACTAAAGAGCAGATTGCTCACCTTGTCTCCTCTGTCGACAACGTCTTCAACACCCTTGGTTTGAAGCGTGTTAAGGAGTGGAAGGCTGCCGGTGGTCGTGCTGGTGTTGGAATGCCCAACGCTTCTCCAATTGAGCCCGTCTGGTCTGACAAGCAGCTCGGCTTGACCGACGGTTCTGCCCCTGTTGCCCTTCAGCAAGGCGCTAAGAGCGTTGTCAGGGACGAGGCCGCCCAAGTCGCTCAGAAGAGGTTGACTCACCTTCTTGGTGCCGAGGCCGGTCCTGCTTTGAAGGTGGCTTCCCTTTAA
- a CDS encoding galactokinase, translating to MSAKVPIPFFKSLQEIYPSTSAILREGQRWNALLARFQEHFGEAPTYVVRAPGRVNVLGEHIDYSLFPVLPAAIEQDIIFAFRPTRPAVGSNPTVRLENYDRKYSYPGCSFSLIPEQNGWDVGLDAGGGWDKYVRAALLECLDELFSVGKEDERQETVGMNVLISGNIPPGSGLSSSAAMVVGSVIMFLVANNMAEDKTKADVVQLAINSEHRMGLRTGGMDQSASALALPNNLLHLSFYPSLLPSPLPLPGNLSLVITNSLAPHSLTESAPEEYNLRVIEVLIATRLILHHWKLESQFSDNPRPWLREVLGAWVGEKGHMGWEKEGEVIEKALGDIEWMKRDGGWSREEMVKYSGMDEEVFKKSYLDFLEIRAEKFYLYERLHHTLTESLRVHKFVHLCQSISTSKPLPPSSDTPLPTVDDILIQLGKLFDASHASMRDTYDCTHPLVDSLQELCLESGAIGSRMTGGGWGGSVVSLVESSQVPEFLETVRKGYEKYGDLEDEEWVEVGFATMPGHGAGVYVVEDGVRVVDGRAA from the exons ATGTCCGCCAAGGTCCCCATCCCGTTCTTTAAATCCCTGCAAGAAATCTATCCATCTACTTCTGCCATTCTCCGCGAAGG TCAGCGATGGaatgctcttcttgctcgatTCCAAGAACACTTTGGCGAGGCTCCAACCTACGTCGTTCGCGCCCCTGGACGTGTTAATGTACTTGGAGAGCACATCGATTACTCTCTTTTC CCCGTACTTCCGGCCGCAATTGAGCAAGATATTATTTTCGCTTTTCGCCCTACACGTCCTGCTGTCGGTTCAAATCCAACAGTGCGGTTAGAAAACTATGACAGAAAGTACAGCTACCCCGgctgctctttctctctcatcccAGAACAAAACGGATGGGATGTAGGTCTTGatgctggaggaggatgggacAAGTACGTTAGGGCTGCTTTGTTGGAGTGCTTGGATGAACTTTTCTCCGTTGGCAAGGAGGACGAAAGACAAGAGACTGTAGGGATGAATGTGCTCATTTCTGGGAATATTCCTCCTGGCTCCGGCTTAAGT AGTTCTGCTGCGATGGTTGTTGGCTCTGTCATCATGTTCCTAGTCGCCAACAACATGGCGGAAGATAAAACCAAGGCGGATGTTGTGCAACTCGCCATCAATTCCGAGCATCGCATGGGCTTGCGCACAGGTGGAATGGACCAATCTGCATCTGCTCTGGCTTTGCCCAACAACCTGTTACACCTATCTTTTTACCCAAGCTTGTTGCCTTCACCTTTGCCTCTTCCCGGTAACCTATCGCTGGTCATCACAAATTCCCTTGCCCCGCATTCTTTGACGGAATCTGCACCTGAAGAGTATAATCTGCGAGTCATTGAGGTTCTCATCGCCACCCGTCTGATTCTCCATCACTGGAAGTTGGAATCACAGTTCAGCGATAACCCTAGACCATGGTTGAGAGAAGTCTTGGGTGCTTGGGTAGGTGAGAAGGGCCATatgggatgggagaaggaaggagaggtgatCGAGAAAGCTCTTGGTGACATCgaatggatgaagagggatggagggtggagtagggaagagatggtcaAGTACTCGGGCATGGACGAAGAAGTGTTCAAAAAGAGTTATCTTGACTTCCTCGAGA TTCGGGCGGAAAAATTCTACCTATATGAACGCTTACATCACACCCTCACCGAATCTTTACGCGTACACAAATTCGTGCACCTCTGCCAATCCATCTCCACTTCCAAgcccctccctccttcttctgataCCCCTCTTCCTACAGTGGACGACATCCTTATACAACTCGGAAAGTTATTCGATGCATCGCACGCTTCCATGAGGGATACATATGATTGCACCCATCCTCTTGTGGACTCGCTGCAAGAACTGTGCTTAGAAAGTGGAGCAATTGGTTCAAGAATGACAGGCGGGGGGTGGGGTGGGTCAGTGGTTAGTCTTGTGGAAAGCTCACAGGTGCCCGAGTTTTTAGAAACAGTTAGGAAAGGATATGAAAAGTATGGTGATttggaggacgaggagtGGGTAGAGGTTGGTTTTGCTACAATGCCGGGCCATGGAGCTGGAG TATATGttgtggaggatggggtCAGAGTGGTAGATGGAAGAGCAGCATAA